Below is a window of Humulus lupulus chromosome 9, drHumLupu1.1, whole genome shotgun sequence DNA.
ATATCGATCACTGCGATCAATACCATCAAACCTCTGAGGGAACTGCACAAAGCACACACCTGGGCCAACCTCAGGGTCCATCATGAAACACATGGCCTCGCGAACAGCCTTACTATTGTTAACATAGTGATCACAATCAAGGTTGAGAATATATGGAGCATTAGTCAGAACTGCCGAGACTCGAACCTATGCAAGCCAAAAATTCAATAATATCTTAGTCAaactttcaaaaagaaaaaagtcTAAAACATGAAAACCTTTATAGTATCTTAATCTGAGTAGAAATGTTACCAAAGCATTTTCAGCACCAGCTTTCTTGTGGTGTTGATAGCCGGGTCTCTTTTCTCTGGAGACATAAACTAGCCTAGGGAGTTCATTTCCCTCAATGTCTTGGGCACCAGTATTGCCAAGAAACACctataaacaaaataataaaaatataaatacaatCACATTCAAGCTCAATGCCCAAGCATAAAGTTGAATATTAAATTGGACAAAGGAGCAGAAAATTCAACCTGAATCATGCCGGGGTGATCACGTGAGTTATTCCCAGGCCAAGGCGTTCCATCTTGCATGGTCCAGCCGTCCTCTGGtgttttttgagcttttgctacTAAGGCATTAATCCTCACTTTGTACTCTTCGTAATCTCTCTACAAAACCATAAAGAAATCATTAACAAATGTTTTCAAAAGAGATATGTTGTCAATAGGAACGGAACCAAGCTTGTGGTAGCTTACTTTCATAGCGCGGCGTTCCTTTACAAAAGAAGGCTGCACTTTATCTTTCAAGTAATCAATCTTCTGAGAGAAGTAAAACTCGGGAGCTCGAGGTTCTATTGAAAATTTCTTGCAGAAGGGAACCCATTTCCTTGCAAAGTCAGCTGTTTCAGCAAGAGATTCAAAGGTGAGCATGGCTGCACCATCATCAGACACATAACAGGAAACCTTATCAACAGGATAGTCAACAGCCAGGATGGAAAGGACAGTGTTGGCTGTGATCAGCGGTGGTTCTTTCAGTGGATCGACAGTACTCACGAAAAAATCAACAGCAGCAAGCTCAGATGGTTCACCCTCTCTTTCATACCTGGCATAACATGGCAGTGAGTACAATATAATAACTTCCACTACTATTAGTTCAAGCCAAAATTCAGTATTCAAGATGAAGATATGAACCTTGCAGATAGCCTATCGATATAGGTCTCCCGGTTAATTGGAGACCATTTAGGAAACTGATCCAAAACCCAGGAAACAGCAAACCATATCTCGCATATAACAGATGTCATCCATAGACCATAGGCACTATCAACAGGATGTGTTACTCGATAATGGAAAAAGAGAATTAAGATGATCAACCGCATGATTATCACAACCCTGTAAGGTGTAAGTTTACTAGATTCGACTGGAACGATAGTTGACAGCGCTTGAGGAGCATCTGGAGGCCTGCAAAAGCAATCAAAACAGCTTGAGTATACATTTTGTTTTCTACAACTACAATGGAGAAATCTTCATCATTATATACAAGTCATATACATTGATACATACCTGAATATCTATGTTACATGCTAGTGTGAAGTGAACTAATACCATAGTAAGAATTATCATTTAGTGAACTGTTTGTTTTGCAACAAAATGTTACTTACAGTTGCTGCTGTTCTTCCATCTGCTGCTCAGGTGGAACTTGAATCTCCTCTTTTTCAGCCTTAGTTGCACTCTTTTTCTTCTTGCTCTTCTTATCCTTCCAGCTTTCTACTCTGTTCTTCCAAATTGGGTTTCCGAATTCGTCATTCATCTCTTCAGAAAAAAGAAGGCAAGCACCATAATCAATGATTTAGCTTCTCAGGTGGAACCAAATGATGCAAACATAGAAGAATAAAAGATCTCATACCACTATCCACTGTGGACACACTGCTGATATGTCTTGCATGAAGTCCAACATCCTGTAAATCCCATAAATGAGTATTTTATCAAAACCCCTTTTGTATGCCGAAAAAGTAAGAATCAATCCATTTTCTTTTCTATCTTCTGCTGACAGCTGCATATGAATTTGATATACATGTATGCAAAGTCAGTCTTACCTTTGGTTCTTCTTGGTGAGATGCCATGGTGGGTCGGTTTCCAGACACTTGTGTTTCTTCATCAGCTGGTGAATCCTCTAAAGTAATCAAAGTAACGCAAAATTAAGTAATTATGACAAAAATTATAAATTGATTAAGATCATTCCAACGACTACGTGTAAAGGTTCATACAGTTGAAGTTACAACGTTCAGTCTCATTAGTATCCTTGGAAAAATCTACAGCTTTTTGAACCAACCAGTAAGTATGAATATGATAGTTGGCATTGTTTTGAGCATCCCAGATGTTAAATCTTCATTTAGTTCAATAGGCATacgcagaagaagaagaagaagaagaaaaacaaattgAGAGAAATACCAGCATAGGGAGTGGCACATCGCAAGCAGGCTTTGCGGCCCTCTTTGATCTCATAACTGAGACAATCCTTGCACAAGGGGAAATTACACTCATGACAAGCCACAAACACTTCACCATTGGCGTCAAACCCAACCTGTCCACCACAAGTGTTACACACAGGAATCCCAGATTGCATCATTTTGATTTCAGGGCTCACTCACTCTCTCAATGTTGGTGTTTGTTCACTTGATTTTTATATGGAAGACCCCCAAACACACCACCAAATAGAAAAAGGAgggtggtgatggtggtggtggtggagatggagaatgaaTAAGGAAGAGTGGTTGTGGAGGTTAGGAAGTTGGTCTCATTCTTCTTCAAGAGAAAGGTGAGAAGCAATGTCTGTCTGTTTTAATTTGAAATATTTGCGGCAAGTGCAAGGAATGTTACGGTTGAGGAGACTACATCTTTAAACAACAGACCTTTCACCCAAAGCCAAAGCTTCCTCCTCCTCAACCACCTTGCATGTTAGTTAGTTACGTCTATAATTATACGAAAAAATATTGACAGACTACTATTGGCctaatataatttataaatttggGCCTTTGCCTTTGGTTACTTCAGCTTCCCAATAAAATTCCCATGTTGCAGGAATTTTGTTTCTTCATCCTCTCATCTCATGccaacatttatttattttaattttcttaaaaaaaaagtatGTTGACTGTTGATTAGTGTAAATTTGACAACTTCGGAATTAGAAAAGTCTGCCAGCTCTAGCTCATAGTTCATTTTCGGATAGTTAATTAATAGTTCAGATGTCATAAGAACATAGACTATGGTTTTTGCCGCatcttatatatatatgagaattgtCGGACatgacttcactttaagcccagGCTTTAAGTATTCTCGATTTCGgcgagatttttttttaataccgaaaactaagttcaaacatgttgttgcatgcgtgactaattttttttatgtgcgtgaaAAGTAACATGTTTGAGCTTAGTTTTCAGTACCGTAAACCATTCGGAATCTTATGAAAATTTATAGATTCTCTGAATAGCTAcgatatacacggtcataaaaacaaaattacaccgaaaattattcacgggtcgagaaacacttgGAGCCTATTAAAAAATTGTCTTATATATATAGTGTGTCATTTAAGTGAATGACAAATCTGTCCTCAATTACTGAAAAGCTTCTAGAAAATATGACATACCAACGTAaaaatgaaaaatgtgacttggCTTTGTAGTACGTACCTAACTCGGTGGTTGCTGCTAGATATGGGTGAGAAAGTATCACGTGACATAGGGTTAGGATACCAAAAGGTACTTACGATATAATCACAATACCTACAAAGGTACTAACCTCAACAAAAGTTTGAGTACACTTGAATCATCCCCTGCCTGTTCAGTTCAGAATTTTCAGACAAGGGACATTTTTCTATGAttgaatatcttttttttttttttaatattattattaagagaatactttatatatagttcAGTTATTTTAAGCAGCATAAATGTGAACCATTTCTCTCGATCTTCCCAGAAGAAAGGACCAAACAATTTAGCCTCCAATTAATGTTGAATACTCTCTATAAGAAGCTTCAATTTCAGTATATACTTTATTCTTTTTCTAATAGAAAAAAACAGATCAAGAATCTCAGACTTCTGCACCTAAAATCGAATGAAGATCTTACATTCCTGAATATATGAAAATTAAATACTTCCTAAAACCATAATATTCTGTGAACCAAAATTTGTGTGTACATACAACAGCCTTCAAGATAAGGAGATAATTTTCCTGAGTCGGACACGAGTTTTTGACCAGGAGCATAGGTTCGCGAACTCCATGATTGGCCAGTACTGGCCTAGGAAACAGAATAGACCTTTACCACTTTGGATGTGTCACATACGATGAGGTTTTCTGATTCAGTTGGAGTGGTGCAGAGCCAATTTACCTGTCAATGTATTAGGTCCATGTGAAGAAGTTCAATGTACAATCGAGATGCAAGAAAGAACCTGGAAATTTAAAAGATACATGAACTCACTTTTTTGCTTAGGCTGATGGTGGACTGTAAAATATCACTGCCACTACTAGTTTGCTCTGCATCAAAATATCTAGACCAGTCCCAAACTTTAATTGACTTATCATTTCCACCTGAAATAAGGAATTTTCCTTTCTCACCAAATAGAGAAAATGACCTGATAATTAtgccaaaaaaaataataatgaatagATTTTTCAAAATTAGATTCATCTAAACTTGCACTTAAGTAAACTACTTACACACAAGACACTGCAGAAGTATGACCTCCCAGGGAGTAATCCAAATGCagccgtggtcttccattttgtTCTGTGTTCTCTACATTTTTCAAGCTTCTGTTTGTAGATCTAGATTGAGATcctttttgggatgttttggaagattttgacTTGATAACAGCAAGTTCTGTTTCAATGTTAATGACATCTACAGCTCCATCACCCCTTGCAACAACACAAATCTTTTCGGTTTTGTTTAACATATCAATATCTGGTACTGCTATAGCATGAATAAAAGCAGGATTGAAGCATTGGCCTCCACTACCACCATTGCTTCCATCATGTAGACCTTAAGCCAAGAAAAGTCATGAACACAATATTCTGAATCAAATGAAAGAGCTAATGGCACGTTTATACTGAAAGAACATGTAATTAGATTGTAGAGATAGAAAACAAGTGCTTACTAAAATCCACAATTTTGTAGGGCCGCCCTTTGGAAAAGTCCCACATCACAAGTTTAGAATCAAGACCTCCACTAATAACTGGCAGAACATGCAAAACATAATTGTTTGTCAAATgtcataaatgaaatatatatatatatatataatattttttttgccAGATTCTGGAACAAATGAGATCAGAAATATCTATTCCACTAAACTTGTCCAAGTAATTTATAAAAATACCATGACAGATGGGTGACTTCTCACTTCAGACCAATCAAAATATTGATTTAACATTAATGTTAACAAATAGATGGAAAACATGAGTACAAAGATCAATGGAAAGGAAACATGAAGCGCATTGAAAACAAAATTATTTGCTACACTCTAAGCAAAAGCCAGGAGATCGTTGCCACTCTTTTCCAACAACTCTTCTAAGCACAAGCCAAGTTTAGCTTTAGCATCAAGTAAAAAACCGTTTAGACCAAGAAATTCACCAAAGAGGCCTACTAAACAATCTACTTAAAACCAATTATATACTTCTTGTAACTCCATGAATGCCCATCTATCCATTTCACACAAAATTGTTAGGCCTCAAATATGTGCCTAATATGGCTAACACATTGAGGCACAATAGGTCACAAGTAATTAGAAATTGTTGCTGACTTGTATTTTTAATTAGTGGGGTAGTAGTTATTTGGTTAAGTCCAAGTAGGAGAGAGACCTAGTATATATAGTAGTTAATCTCTCTGATTTAGCCATCTGATTATTTATATTGTTTTAGAGAGTGAGAACTCTTTGGGAGATATCCAAGTGTCTCGAAGACTTGGAAAGCTTTGTAATCTGGTTTTGGTATCAATAAAAATTCAATGTAGCTATTCTACCTGCTAGTGTGTATAAAAAATCACTTCATGAACAAATTGCATAAAGTTAGTCTGTAACATGGACACAGGTGAACCTCAGCTGTACCACATAAATTAAAAATCACTACCACCCCACAGTTCATGCACTCATACAAACAAAGAGATTAAAGTGATTCACAGTTCGTATTGAATACCTTCCCAGGGTCTCCATGGAAGAAATTGCACACTGCTACAGATCTATAATTTAGTTAAGGTGAGAGGTATTTGTAAAGATCTTAAAATAGAAAGCTATTCAAAAGTACAGATACACAGAAAAGAAGAAATCCATAATGAAGAAATAAAGTAATTTCTATGCAGCATAATTCTTTGTTGATAAACCAACCTAGTCTTGTGTACTTGCATAGTATTGCATTTTGCATGATACTTGAAGTTTCAGAGAATGAGTTTATATCTACAAGAAGGATACACTTGTATGGCCAGCCCTCAATGTTTTATAGAGACATTTCTGACTAATGTCTATGATCTGCAACAGGTATTTCAATTAGCACAGAAGCAAAATAAAAGAAACGTATTTTGAGAGGATGTAACATTATGAGAGGACTACACTTTCAGCAACTCATTgtccaaaaataaaagaaacataaTGGCTACACTTTCAGCATGTACCATTATGAGAGGACAAGCATACCCACAGCATTTTTTTTCTGATGAGAATCTCTGCAACTCATTGTCTAGCAAACAATAACAGAAATAAAAACTGTGTCAAGAGATGGTAAGAACCTTGACATCACCACTGTCATCTGCAGCTGCAAGAAAAGAAGACTTGAAGTTGCAAGCAATCTGCAAGACCGGGATTGCGATTCCACGAGTAAGAATGAGCACTATCAGATCATTCTAAAAAACAAAAATTGACAATCTAGATGGgattttctttctcaaaaattaatataattcaaGTTTCAAGGGTGTAAGAGAATGAACTTTATGTCTACCTGATTTATCTCGTCCTTATTGTATTCATAACTCTCCAACGGCGTCCATGAGGAGGCCTGCGAAACAAATTACTTACAATTTACTTAATAGAAAACAAAACATACTATCA
It encodes the following:
- the LOC133800446 gene encoding cellulose synthase A catalytic subunit 8 [UDP-forming]-like, encoding MAETNPRRLKGHKATATCCIASRERPGLVLTTGEDGRVCWFDMRCKDVVNTMEVGSEAISSICFSSGNENIIYVSSGREVKSFDVHLASSWTPLESYEYNKDEINQIACNFKSSFLAAADDSGDVKIIDISQKCLYKTLRAGHTSICSSVQFLPWRPWEVISGGLDSKLVMWDFSKGRPYKIVDFSLHDGSNGGSGGQCFNPAFIHAIAVPDIDMLNKTEKICVVARGDGAVDVINIETELAVIKSKSSKTSQKGSQSRSTNRSLKNVENTEQNGRPRLHLDYSLGGHTSAVSCVSFSLFGEKGKFLISGGNDKSIKVWDWSRYFDAEQTSSGSDILQSTISLSKKVNWLCTTPTESENLIVCDTSKVVKVYSVSLSPEIKMMQSGIPVCNTCGGQVGFDANGEVFVACHECNFPLCKDCLSYEIKEGRKACLRCATPYAEDSPADEETQVSGNRPTMASHQEEPKDVGLHARHISSVSTVDSEMNDEFGNPIWKNRVESWKDKKSKKKKSATKAEKEEIQVPPEQQMEEQQQLPPDAPQALSTIVPVESSKLTPYRVVIIMRLIILILFFHYRVTHPVDSAYGLWMTSVICEIWFAVSWVLDQFPKWSPINRETYIDRLSARYEREGEPSELAAVDFFVSTVDPLKEPPLITANTVLSILAVDYPVDKVSCYVSDDGAAMLTFESLAETADFARKWVPFCKKFSIEPRAPEFYFSQKIDYLKDKVQPSFVKERRAMKRDYEEYKVRINALVAKAQKTPEDGWTMQDGTPWPGNNSRDHPGMIQVFLGNTGAQDIEGNELPRLVYVSREKRPGYQHHKKAGAENALVRVSAVLTNAPYILNLDCDHYVNNSKAVREAMCFMMDPEVGPGVCFVQFPQRFDGIDRSDRYANRNTVFFDVNMKGLDGIQGPVYVGTGCCFNRQALYGYSPSSIPTLPKPSSSCSWCGCCSCCCPTKKPSKSFSEAYRDAKRDELDAAIFNLKEIDNYDEQERSMLISQMSFEKTFGLSSVFIESTLMENGGVPDSVNPSTLIKEAIHVISCGYEEKTEWGREIGWIYGSITEDILTGFKMQCRGWRSIYCMPTRPAFKGSAPINLSDRLHQVLRWALGSVEIFFSRHCPLWYGFAGGRLRLLQRFAYINTIVYPFTSFPLVAYCLIPAICLLTGKFIIPTLSNLASLLFLCLFFSIICTSVLELRWSGVTIEELWRNEQFWVIGGVSAHLFAVFQGFLKMLAGLDTNFTVTTKSADDSEFGELYIIKWTTLLIPPTTLLIVNLVGVVAGFSDALNKGYEAWGPLFGKVFFAFWVILHLYPFLKGLMGRQNRTPTIVVLWSVLLASVFSLVWVKINPFVSKVDGTTVAQSCISIDC